Proteins encoded within one genomic window of Anopheles gambiae chromosome 3, idAnoGambNW_F1_1, whole genome shotgun sequence:
- the LOC1271052 gene encoding spectrin beta chain isoform X8 — MTTDISVVRWDPSQGPGNEFIEDIEYDGGNSSSRLFERSRIKALAEERESVQKKTFTKWVNSHLVRVNSPIKDLYVDMRDGKNLIKLLEVLSGERLPRPTKGKMRIHCLENVDKALQFLREQRVHLENIGSHDIVDGNASLNLGLIWTIILRFQIQDITIEETDNKETKSAKDALLLWCQMKTAGYHNVNVRNFTTSWRDGLAFNAIIHKHRPDLIQFDKLSKTNPIQNLNNAFNVAEEKLGLTKLLDAEDIFVDHPDEKSIITYVVTYYHYFSKLKQETVQGKRIGKVVGIAMDNDRMINEYESLTSELLKWIEVTIVQLGDRHFVNSLVGVQQQLAQFSNYRTVEKPPKFVEKGNLEVLLFTLQSKMRANNQKPYTPKEGKMISDINKAWERLEKAEHERELALREELIRQEKLEQLAARFNRKATMRETWLSENQRLVSTDNFGFDLAAVEAAAKKHEAIETDIFAYEERVQAVVAVCNELEAEKYHDIERIAARKDNVLRLWNYLIELLRARRMRLEFSIQLQQNFQEMIYILDSMEEIKQRLLTDDYGKHLMGVEDLLQKHSLVEADINVLGDRVKQVVQNSQKFLVDEEDNYKPCDPSIIVDRVQRLEDAYAELCKLAVERRSRLEENRKLWQFYWDMADEENWIKEKEQIVSADEIGHDLTTVNLLLSKHKALESEIQSHEPQLMAVSEVGDELVRRGHFGADRIDERLKEILAMWSNLRELTEYRRKRLEDAVDYFQLFADADDIDNWMLDALRLVSSEDVGRDEANVQSLLKKHKDVADELKNYAETIEQLHAQAKRLTLNEPEQERVNERLAAIDNRYRELMELAKLRKQRLLDALSLYKLISESDGVEQWIGEKERMLQTMVPGKDIEDVEIMKHRYDGFDKEMNANASRVAVVNQLARQLLHVEHPNSPEIIERQNHLNNSWSKLREQAESKRDDLKSAHGVQTFYIECRETVSWIEDKKRILTETDSLQMDLTGVMTLQRRLSGMERDLAAIQAKLTALENEADAIEGDHPEEAALIRERVATIQTIWEQLTQMLKERDSKLEEAGDLHRFLRDLDHFQAWLTKTQTDVASEDTPTSLPEAEKLLNQHQSIREEIDNYTEDYKKMMDYGEGLTSEPTQTEDPQYMFLRERLKALKDGWEELHQMWENRQVLLSQGLDQQLFNRDARQAEVLLSQQEHVLSKDDTPVNLEQAENQLKRHEAFLTTMEANDEKFNTIVQVAGQMTSKDHFDADKITKRAESIAHRRDDNRNRALELHEKLKNQVKLHEFLQDIEELTEWVQEKYITAQDDTYRSAKTVHSKWTRHQAFEAEIAANKERLHEAKKAAQELMVEKPEFKEIIEPKLTDLSKNFDELETSTKEKGALLFDAKREVIVQQSVDDIDSWMDDLEKQIINTDTGNDLTSVNILMQKQQIIQTQMAVKARQVEELDKQTEVLTKTAPSDVLEPIVEKKTAVNARFEKIKAPLLERQRQLEKKKEAFQFRRDVEDEKLWIDEKMPLAESTEYGNSLFNVHVLKKKHQSLNTEIDNHEPRIMTICNNGQKLIDEGHEDAGSYADLISQLTQKWQELKDAVENRHRQLDQSEKVQQYFFDAAEAESWMSEQELYMMVEDRGKDETSAQNLMKKHESLEQSVEDYADTIRQLGETARQLTTEQHAYSDQVSVKQSQLDKLYAGLKDLAGERRARLDEALQLFMLSREVDDLEQWITDREVVAGSHELGQDYDHITLLWERFNEFAQDTATVGSERVAKANGIADDLIHAGHSDSATIAEWKDGLNESWQDLLELIETRKAMLAASRELHKFFHDCKDVLGRINEKQHGVSEELGRDAGVVSALQRKHQNFIQDLMTLHSQVQQIQEESAKLQAAYAGEKAREITNREHEVLNAWAHLQSMCEERRGKLADTGDLFKFFNMVRTLMLWMEDVVRQMNTSEKPRDVSGVELLMNNHQSLKAEIDTREDNFSACLALGKELLSRNHYASADIKDRLLQLTNSRNALLHRWEERWENLQLILEVYQFARDAAVAEAWLIAQEPYLMSTELGHTIDEVENLIKKHEAFEKSAAAQEERFSALERLTTFELKEMKRRQDAAEEAERQRLEAEAAAARAAAEAEAEAIRQQEAAAARDAADAPGSPHSTREQESDRPSPGGADEGAQEGILTRKHEWESTTKKASNRSWDKVYCVARSGRLTFFKDQRSAKSVPEQTFRGEPPLELKGAQIEIASDYTKKKHVFRIKLSNGGEFLLQCHDDAEMQQWLRKLRKHT, encoded by the exons ATGACGACTGACATTTCCGTGGTGCGGTGGGACCCGAGCCAGGGTCCGGGAAATGAATTTATCGAAGATATCGAATACGACGGAGGAAACTCCAGCTCCCGTTTGTTCGAACGATCACGCATCAAGGCGTTAGCAG AGGAACGTGAAAGTGTTCAGAAAAAGACATTCACAAAATGGGTCAACTCGCACCTGGTGCGGGTGAACAGTCCGATCAAAGACCTGTACGTCGACATGCGCGACGGCAAGAACTTGATCAAGCTGCTCGAGGTGCTGTCCGGCGAGCGGTTGCCACGGCCAACGAAGGGCAAGATGCGCATCCACTGTCTCGAGAACGTGGACAAAGCGCTACAGTTTCTGCGCGAGCAGCGCGTCCATCTGGAGAACATCGGCTCGCACGATATCGTCGATGGCAATGCGAGCCTGAACCTTGGCTTGATCTGGACAATCATTCTGCGCTTCCAG ATTCAAGATATTACTATAGAGGAGACGGACAACAAAGAGACCAAATCCGCCAAGgatgcgctgctgctgtggtgccAGATGAAGACCGCCGGCTACCACAACGTGAACGTGCGCAACTTCACCACCTCGTGGCGGGACGGGCTGGCGTTTAACGCGATCATACACAAGCACCGGCCGGATCTGATACAGTTCGACAAGCTGTCGAAGACGAACCCGATCCAGAACCTGAACAACGCGTTCAACGTGGCGGAGGAGAAGCTCGGCCTAACGAAGCTGCTCGACGCGGAGGACATCTTCGTCGACCATCCGGACGAGAAGTCGATCATTACGTACGTGGTCACGTACTACCACTACTTCAGCAAGCTGAAGCAGGAAACGGTACAGGGCAAGCGTATCGGCAAGGTGGTCGGCATCGCGATGGACAACGATCGCATGATCAACGAGTACGAGTCGCTCACGAGCGAGCTGCTGAAGTGGATCGAGGTGACGATCGTGCAGCTGGGCGATCGGCACTTTGTCAACTCGCTCGTcggcgtgcagcagcagctggcccAGTTCTCCAACTACCGCACGGTCGAGAAGCCGCCGAAGTTTGTCGAGAAGGGCAACCTGGAGGTGCTGCTGTTTACGCTGCAGTCGAAGATGAGAGCAAACAATCAAAAGCCGTACACGCCCAAGGAGGGCAAGATGATTTCCGACATCAACAAGGCGTGGGAGCGGCTGGAGAAGGCGGAGCACGAGCGCGAGCTGGCCCTGCGCGAGGAGCTGATCCGGCAGGAGAAGCTGGAGCAGCTGGCGGCCCGGTTCAACCGCAAGGCGACGATGCGCGAAACGTGGCTGTCGGAGAACCAGCGCCTGGTCAGCACGGACAACTTCGGGTTCGATCTGGCCGCGGTCGAGGCGGCCGCCAAGAAGCACGAAGCGATCGAGACGGACATCTTCGCGTACGAGGAGCGGGTGCAGGCGGTGGTGGCCGTGTGCAACGAGCTGGAGGCGGAGAAGTACCACGACATCGAGCGCATCGCCGCCCGCAAGGACAATGTGCTGCGCCTGTGGAACTATCTGATCGAGCTGCTGCGGGCGCGCCGCATGCGCCTCGAGTTCTCGATCCAGCTGCAGCAGAACTTCCAGGAGATGATCTACATCCTCGACTCGATGGAGGAGATCAAGCAGCGCCTGCTGACGGACGACTACGGCAAGCATCTGATGGGCGTGGAGGATCTGCTCCAGAAGCATTCGCTCGTCGAGGCGGACATCAACGTGCTGGGTGATCGGGTCAAGCAGGTGGTGCAGAACTCGCAAAAGTTCCTGGTGGACGAGGAGGACAACTACAAACCGTGCGACCCGTCGATCATCGTCGACCGCGTCCAGCGCCTGGAGGACGCGTACGCCGAGCTGTGCAAGCTGGCGGTCGAGCGTCGCTCGCGGCTGGAGGAGAACCGCAAGCTGTGGCAGTTCTACTGGGACATGGCGGACGAGGAGAACTGGATCAAGGAGAAGGAGCAGATCGTGTCGGCGGACGAGATTGGGCACGATCTGACGACGGTGAACTTGCTGCTGTCCAAGCACAAGGCGCTCGAGTCGGAGATTCAGTCGCACGAGCCGCAGCTGATGGCGGTTAGCGAGGTGGGCGATGAGCTGGTGCGCCGCGGTCACTTCGGGGCGGACCGCATCGACGAGCGGCTGAAGGAGATACTGGCGATGTGGAGCAATCTGCGCGAGCTGACGGAGTACCGGCGCAAGCGGCTGGAGGATGCCGTCGACTACTTCCAGCTGTTTGCCGACGCGGACGACATTGACAATTGGATGTTGGACGCGCTGCGGCTGGTGTCGTCCGAGGATGTCGGTCGTGACGAGGCGAACGTGCAGAGCCTGCTGAAGAAGCACAAGGACGTGGCGGACGAGCTGAAGAACTACGCCGAAACGATCGAGCAGCTGCACGCGCAGGCCAAGCGGCTGACGCTGAACGAGCCGGAACAGGAGCGGGTGAACGAGCGGCTGGCAGCGATCGACAACCGCTACCGCGAGCTGATGGAGCTGGCGAAGCTGCGCAAGCAGCGCCTGCTGGACGCGCTCAGCCTGTACAAGCTCATCTCCGAGAGCGACGGCGTGGAGCAGTGGATCGGCGAGAAGGAGCGCATGCTGCAGACGATGGTCCCGGGCAAGGACATCGAGGACGTGGAGATCATGAAGCATCGCTACGACGGGTTCGACAAGGAGATGAACGCAAATGCGTCGCGCGTCGCCGTCGTGAACCAGCTCGCCCGCCAGCTGCTGCACGTGGAGCATCCGAACTCGCCCGAAATCATCGAACGCCAGAACCATCTGAACAACTCGTGGTCGAAGCTGCGCGAGCAGGCCGAAAGCAAGCGGGACGATTTGAAGTCGGCCCACGGTGTGCAGACGTTCTACATCGAGTGCCGCGAGACGGTCTCGTGGATCGAGGACAAGAAGCGCATCCTCACCGAGACGGACAGCCTGCAGATGGATCTGACCGGCGTGATGACGCTCCAGCGCCGCCTGAGCGGTATGGAGCGCGATCTGGCCGCCATCCAGGCGAAGCTGACCGCGCTCGAGAACGAGGCTGACGCGATCGAGGGCGACCATCCGGAGGAAGCGGCCCTAATCCGCGAGCGCGTCGCCACGATCCAGACGATCTGGGAGCAGCTGACGCAGATGCTGAAGGAGCGCGACTCGAAGCTGGAGGAGGCTGGCGATCTGCACCGCTTCCTGCGCGATCTCGACCACTTCCAGGCGTGGCTGACCAAGACGCAGACCGATGTGGCGTCGGAGGATACGCCCACCTCGCTGCCGGAGGCGGAGAAGCTGCTCAATCAGCACCAGAGCATCCGGGAGGAGATCGACAACTATACCGAGGACTACAAGAAGATGATGGACTACGGCGAGGGTCTGACGTCCGAGCCGACGCAGACCGAGGACCCGCAGTACATGTTCCTGCGCGAGCGCCTGAAGGCCCTGAAGGACGGCTGGGAGGAGCTGCATCAGATGTGGGAGAACAGGCAGGTGCTGCTGTCGCAGGGTTTGGACCAGCAGCTGTTCAACCGCGACGCGCGCCAGGCCGAGGTGCTGCTGAGCCAGCAAGAGCACGTGCTTAGCAAGGACGACACGCCGGTTAACCTGGAGCAGGCCGAGAACCAGCTGAAGCGCCACGAAGCGTTCCTCACCACGATGGAGGCGAACGATGAGAAGTTCAACACGATCGTGCAGGTCGCCGGACAGATGACGAGCAAGGATCACTTCGATGCGGACAAGATAACGAAGCGCGCGGAGAGCATTGCGCACCGCCGTGACGATAACCGCAACCGTGCGCTGGAGCTGCACGAGAAGCTGAAGAACCAGGTGAAGCTGCACGAGTTCCTGCAGGACATCGAGGAGCTGACCGAGTGGGTGCAGGAGAAGTACATCACGGCGCAGGACGACACGTACCGCAGCGCCAAGACTGTGCACTCGAAGTGGACGCGTCATCAGGCGTTCGAGGCGGAAATTGCCGCGAACAAGGAGCGCCTGCACGAGGCGAAGAAGGCCGCCCAGGAGCTGATGGTGGAGAAGCCCGAGTTTAAGGAGATCATTGAGCCGAAGCTGACGGATCTGTCCAAGAACTTTGACGAGCTGGAGACGAGCACCAAGGAGAAGGGTGCGCTGCTGTTCGACGCCAAGCGCGAGGTGATTGTGCAGCAGAGCGTGGACGACATCGACTCGTGGATGGACGATCTCGAGAAGCAGATCATCAACACGGACACGGGCAACGATCTGACCTCGGTGAACATCCTGatgcagaagcagcagatcATCCAGACGCAGATGGCGGTGAAGGCGCGCCAGGTCGAGGAGCTCGACAAGCAGACGGAGGTGCTGACCAAGACGGCCCCGTCCGACGTCCTCGAGCCGATCGTCGAGAAGAAGACGGCGGTGAATGCGCGCTTCGAAAAGATCAAGGCACCGCTGCTGGAGCGCCAGCGCCAGctggagaagaagaaggaagcgtTCCAGTTCCGGCGCGACGTCGAGGACGAGAAGCTGTGGATCGACGAGAAGATGCCGCTGGCCGAGTCGACAGAGTACGGCAACTCGCTGTTCAACGTGCACGTGCTGAAGAAGAAGCACCAGTCGCTCAACACCGAGATCGACAACCACGAGCCGCGCATCATGACGATCTGCAACAATGGGCAGAAGCTGATCGACGAGGGGCACGAGGATGCGGGCTCGTACGCGGATCTGATCAGCCAGCTTACGCAGAAGTGGCAGGAGCTGAAGGATGCGGTCGAGAACCGGCACCGCCAGCTCGACCAGTCCGAGAAGGTGCAGCAGTACTTCTTCGACGCGGCCGAGGCTGAGTCGTGGATGAGCGAGCAGGAGCTGTACATGATGGTGGAGGACCGCGGCAAGGACGAAACGTCCGCCCAGAATCTGATGAAGAAGCACGAGAGTCTGGAGCAGTCGGTGGAGGACTATGCCGACACGATCCGTCAGCTGGGTGAGACCGCCCGTCAGCTTACGACCGAGCAGCACGCGTACAGCGACCAGGTGTCGGTGAAGCAGTCCCAGCTCGACAAGCTGTACGCCGGACTGAAGGATCTGGCCGGAGAGCGCCGGGCCCGCTTGGACGAGGCGCTGCAGCTGTTCATGCTGAGCCGCGAGGTGGACGATCTGGAGCAGTGGATTACCGATCGCGAGGTGGTGGCCGGTTCGCACGAGCTGGGCCAGGATTACGACCACATTACGCTGCTGTGGGAACGGTTCAACGAGTTCGCGCAGGATACGGCCACCGTTGGCAGCGAGCGGGTGGCGAAGGCGAACGGCATTGCGGACGATCTGATCCATGCTGGGCACTCGGACAGCGCCACCATCGCGGAGTGGAAGGACGGGCTGAACGAGTCGTGGCAGGATCTGCTCGAGCTGATCGAAACGCGCAAGGCGATGCTGGCCGCTTCGCGCGAGCTGCACAAGTTCTTCCACGACTGCAAGGACGTGCTGGGCCGCATCAACGAGAAGCAGCACGGCGTGTCGGAGGAGCTCGGCCGCGACGCCGGTGTCGTGTCGGCGCTGCAGCGCAAGCACCAGAACTTCATCCAGGACCTGATGACGCTCCACTCGCAGGTGCAGCAGATCCAGGAGGAGTCGGCCAAACTGCAGGCGGCGTACGCGGGCGAGAAGGCGCGCGAAATTACGAACCGCGAGCACGAGGTGCTGAACGCATGGGCCCACCTGCAGTCGATGTGCGAGGAGCGCCGGGGCAAGCTGGCCGATACGGGCGATCTGTTCAAGTTCTTCAACATGGTGCGCACGCTGATGCTGTGGATGGAGGATGTGGTGCGGCAGATGAACACGTCCGAGAAGCCGCGCGACGTGTCGGGCGTCGAGCTGCTGATGAACAACCACCAGAGCCTGAAGGCGGAGATCGATACGCGTGAGGACAACTTTAGCGCGTGCCTGGCGCTCGGCAAGGAGCTGCTGTCGCGCAACCACTACGCGTCGGCGGATATTAAGGATCGATTGCTGCAGCTTACCAACAGCCGGAATGCGCTGCTCCATCGGTGGGAGGAACGTTGGGAGAACTTGCAGCTGA TCCTGGAGGTGTATCAGTTCGCTCGGGATGCTGCCGTCGCCGAGGCATGGCTTATCGCGCAGGAACCGTACCTGATGTCAACCGAGCTGGGCCACACGATCGACGAGGTGGAGAATTTGATCAAGAAGCACGAAGCCTTCGAGAAGTCTGCCGCCGCCCAAGAGGAACGCTTTAGCGCATTGGAGCGATTGACAACG TTTGAGCTCAAAGAAATGAAGCGTCGCCAGGATGCGGCCGAGGAAGCAGAACGCCAGCGGCTCGAGGCGGAAGCGGCGGCAGCACGTGCGGCAGCCGAGGCAGAGGCCGAAGCCATCCGGCAGCAGGAAGCAGCCGCAGCCCGTGACGCAGCCGATGCACCCGGATCGCCACATTCCACCCGAGAGCAGGAGTCAG ATCGTCCTAGTCCAGGTGGCGCAGACGAAGGTGCACAGGAAGGCATCCTTACCCGCAAGCACGAATGGGAATCCACTACCAAGAAAGCTTCGAACCGTTCCTGGGATAAG GTGTACTGCGTTGCCCGCAGCGGCCGGTTAACGTTCTTCAAGGATCAGCGATCGGCGAAATCGGTACCGGAGCAGACGTTCCGCGGCGAGCCGCCGCTAGAGCTGAAGGGCGCCCAGATCGAGATCGCCAGCGATTACACGAAGAAGAAGCACGTGTTCAGAATCAA GCTATCGAATGGCGGCGAATTCCTGCTCCAGTGTCACGACGATGCGGAGATGCAGCAATGG CTAAGAAAGTTacgaaaacacacataa